A DNA window from Deltaproteobacteria bacterium contains the following coding sequences:
- a CDS encoding HAMP domain-containing histidine kinase: MQLLVPARKHLRARILEKIGADHADGPTSPEKALLVFLDLSLEYEALREFKSLCVLVPEVCLKTPASLYLQNRHGVLQLRRTTNSQGPKIIHFPEPICPAEARMIQHGDFHAFPICDQTVPDPLLGVFCVHKPLSPAEQTFFAEYTERVARVMSLKQSVVSGRQRLTFINNLVRDIGHNIIVPNMHFKLLFLRMDKALAELSRSIDSLAPPRGGAQDSAIRRMLPDQVRDLRNQLTVITKRFQQSSLFLESLLRRGHFEKGRYDLVLRMCKFKSQILEPQMERFRSLLQEQGVRIEIAPDVHIDQEIILHADLGLLSQVVANLLSNAVKYTQPVQTPSGTSRKRLIYGWDVEPSAFGPDKDGIRIYIATTGNPLPAEDAARLFEADFRSAASGPAEGTGHGLFFVRQIVGLHGGRVKYEHNQHMNIFSIVLPHSGAPGDPAEIPACPKAS; this comes from the coding sequence ATGCAACTCCTTGTTCCCGCGCGCAAACATCTCCGGGCCAGAATCCTCGAAAAAATTGGCGCCGATCACGCCGACGGCCCGACCTCGCCCGAAAAGGCCTTGCTTGTTTTTCTCGATCTGAGCCTGGAATACGAGGCTCTGCGGGAATTCAAATCCCTCTGTGTGCTGGTGCCCGAAGTCTGCCTGAAAACCCCGGCCTCCCTTTACCTGCAAAACCGCCACGGCGTCTTGCAGTTGCGGCGAACCACGAATTCACAGGGACCCAAGATCATTCATTTTCCCGAGCCTATCTGTCCGGCCGAGGCGCGGATGATCCAGCATGGCGACTTCCACGCCTTTCCCATCTGCGACCAGACGGTGCCAGACCCCTTGCTGGGCGTGTTTTGCGTGCACAAGCCCCTTTCCCCGGCGGAACAAACCTTCTTCGCCGAATACACCGAACGCGTCGCCCGGGTCATGAGCCTGAAACAAAGCGTGGTCAGTGGTCGGCAGCGGCTGACCTTCATCAATAATCTGGTCCGCGATATCGGGCACAACATCATCGTGCCCAACATGCATTTCAAACTTCTGTTTCTGCGCATGGACAAAGCCCTGGCCGAATTGAGCCGCAGCATCGACAGTCTGGCCCCACCTCGGGGAGGCGCCCAGGACTCGGCCATCCGGCGCATGCTGCCCGATCAGGTCCGGGATCTGCGGAATCAGCTGACGGTCATCACCAAGCGCTTTCAACAGTCCAGCCTGTTTCTCGAAAGCCTGCTCCGCCGCGGCCATTTCGAAAAAGGACGCTATGACCTGGTGCTGCGCATGTGCAAATTCAAAAGCCAGATCCTGGAACCGCAGATGGAACGCTTCCGCTCCCTGCTCCAGGAACAAGGCGTGCGCATCGAAATCGCCCCGGATGTGCATATTGATCAGGAAATCATCCTCCACGCCGATTTGGGCCTCTTGAGCCAGGTCGTGGCCAATCTGCTATCCAACGCGGTCAAGTATACCCAACCCGTGCAGACCCCGTCCGGGACCAGTCGCAAACGCCTGATTTATGGCTGGGACGTCGAACCCAGCGCATTCGGCCCGGACAAGGACGGCATCCGCATTTATATCGCGACCACGGGCAATCCCCTGCCCGCCGAGGACGCGGCCCGCCTGTTCGAGGCCGACTTCCGCTCGGCGGCCTCGGGACCAGCCGAAGGCACGGGCCATGGTCTGTTCTTCGTGCGGCAGATCGTGGGACTCCACGGTGGTCGGGTCAAATACGAACACAACCAGCACATGAACATTTTTTCCATCGTGTTGCCGCACTCCGGCGCACCGGGCGATCCCGCGGAGATTCCGGCATGTCCCAAAGCATCCTGA
- a CDS encoding GAF domain-containing protein, translating to MTSDEFLHFLHTLHQTVQNLDPLSPLQSSLDSLLQTTADAMRYKRMALAIFDPKTNTIRFDLTHGHKGPVKATYTPGQGVTGQVLDTGKSIIIEKMERDERFLNKAMGRTQKELTELAFICVPISRIDADGNLEALGVLSADIPCQPAEVLAMHCAFLEVLASVIARQTAYLQENMAQKELWASMGFLGENLEREKALDQAKIVATSKAMAFVMGQILQVASSRASVLLRGESGTGKELLAESIHNASSRRSKPLVRLNCAALPSELLESELFGHERGAFTGAVGTKKGRFELAHTGTLFLDEIGELSAEAQAKLLRALQEGEIQRLGSEKTIKVDVRIICATHQPLENLIKSGKFREDLYYRINVFPIFIPPLRERREDILPLAEYFLESFAKEYAKNIKRISMPAIDLLTQYQWPGNVRELRNCMERATLICNEEAIRTYHLPPTLQTAESSATDTQLSFGEAVGKFEQEILVEALQRCGGNMLQVARDLRASYRIINYKIKKYNIDPKKYDGRNKPRKP from the coding sequence ATGACGAGCGACGAATTTCTGCATTTCCTGCACACGCTGCACCAGACAGTGCAAAACCTCGATCCGTTGAGCCCTCTTCAATCGAGTCTGGACAGTCTGCTCCAGACCACGGCCGATGCCATGCGCTACAAACGCATGGCCCTGGCCATTTTCGATCCCAAAACAAACACCATCCGCTTCGATCTCACCCACGGACACAAGGGACCGGTCAAGGCCACCTATACTCCGGGCCAGGGGGTCACGGGTCAGGTCTTGGACACGGGCAAATCCATAATCATTGAGAAAATGGAGCGCGACGAGCGCTTTCTGAACAAGGCCATGGGGCGCACCCAAAAGGAACTGACCGAGTTGGCCTTCATCTGCGTGCCCATCAGCCGCATCGACGCCGACGGCAATCTGGAGGCCCTGGGCGTCCTGAGCGCGGACATTCCCTGCCAGCCCGCCGAGGTCTTGGCCATGCACTGCGCCTTTCTGGAGGTGCTGGCCTCGGTCATCGCCCGCCAAACCGCTTATCTGCAGGAAAACATGGCCCAGAAGGAACTGTGGGCATCCATGGGCTTTCTGGGCGAGAACCTGGAGCGCGAAAAAGCCCTGGACCAGGCCAAGATCGTGGCCACGTCCAAGGCCATGGCCTTTGTCATGGGGCAGATTCTGCAAGTCGCGTCCAGCAGGGCCTCGGTCCTGCTGCGCGGTGAGTCCGGCACGGGCAAGGAGCTGTTGGCCGAGAGCATCCACAACGCCAGCTCTCGGCGGTCCAAGCCCTTGGTGCGCTTGAACTGCGCGGCCCTGCCCTCGGAGCTCCTGGAAAGCGAGCTCTTCGGGCATGAGCGCGGAGCCTTCACCGGCGCGGTGGGCACCAAAAAAGGCCGGTTTGAACTGGCCCACACCGGCACCCTGTTTCTGGATGAAATCGGCGAGCTCAGCGCCGAAGCCCAGGCCAAGTTGCTGCGCGCCCTGCAGGAAGGGGAAATTCAACGTCTGGGCAGCGAAAAAACCATCAAGGTCGATGTGCGCATTATCTGCGCCACGCACCAGCCCTTGGAAAATCTGATCAAGTCCGGAAAATTCCGCGAGGATCTCTACTACCGGATCAACGTCTTTCCCATCTTCATCCCGCCCCTGCGCGAACGCCGGGAGGATATCCTGCCCCTGGCCGAATACTTCCTGGAATCCTTTGCCAAGGAATACGCCAAGAACATCAAGCGTATTTCCATGCCGGCCATAGACCTGCTGACCCAGTACCAATGGCCCGGCAACGTCCGCGAACTGCGTAACTGCATGGAGCGGGCGACCCTGATCTGCAACGAGGAAGCCATCAGGACCTATCACCTGCCGCCGACCCTGCAAACGGCCGAAAGCTCGGCCACGGACACGCAGCTATCTTTTGGCGAGGCCGTGGGCAAATTCGAACAGGAAATCCTGGTCGAGGCGCTGCAACGCTGCGGTGGCAACATGCTCCAAGTAGCCAGGGATCTGCGCGCCAGCTACCGGATCATCAATTACAAGATCAAAAAATACAACATCGACCCCAAAAAATACGACGGACGCAACAAACCGCGCAAACCTTGA
- a CDS encoding response regulator produces MSQSILIIEDDAAIRASLASWLEDAGFRSLQADSSDAGMVFFRRDQPDLVLLDLGIGDANGMDLLRVMKNERPGTPVIIVSGRTHITDAIDAFKAGAWDYVTKPIASMEVFTNSLRNCLAQSQLRARVQETQEHLQELIQNLPVIIFIINRSLEFEFLNQTTESILGYPPGEIMASPKSFLKYIVPEDRAPFLNTLKRAFEPEAESFRLEFRFMHAKGYQVFLHAQSIARNPGHKGTAERVEGMILDVTRHSYMDKILLQNEKLNMLRTMTEEVAHEIRNPLVSLGGFARKLRGRFPDAMETGVILEECNRLERLMLRINAYLEPIEVNLTGCSIPATLAFILRLLSPRLERQGIVCEVRIPEDTPKIHADQEFLHRIFMHLISQSTGVLTTNGHLDISAAESTDLVHVTLLLSPVRTTLPTQDRLLMPFEGGDTPNLATCYRLVERLHGHLHVEQSADQARVTITFLKYQHKLPQSFGSI; encoded by the coding sequence ATGTCCCAAAGCATCCTGATCATCGAAGACGACGCGGCGATACGCGCCAGCCTGGCTTCATGGCTGGAAGACGCGGGTTTTCGCAGCCTTCAGGCCGATTCTTCCGACGCGGGCATGGTGTTCTTCCGCCGGGACCAGCCCGACCTGGTGCTGCTTGATCTGGGCATTGGCGACGCCAACGGCATGGACCTGCTCCGGGTCATGAAAAATGAACGCCCAGGCACGCCCGTCATCATCGTTTCCGGTCGCACCCACATCACCGACGCCATCGACGCCTTCAAGGCCGGAGCCTGGGATTACGTGACCAAGCCCATTGCGAGCATGGAGGTGTTCACCAACAGCCTGCGGAATTGCCTGGCCCAATCCCAGCTTCGGGCGCGGGTCCAGGAAACCCAGGAGCATCTTCAGGAACTGATTCAGAATCTGCCGGTGATCATCTTCATCATCAACCGATCCCTGGAATTCGAATTCCTGAATCAGACCACCGAGAGCATTCTGGGCTACCCGCCCGGCGAAATCATGGCCTCGCCCAAATCATTCCTCAAATACATTGTCCCCGAGGACCGCGCCCCGTTCCTGAATACCCTCAAACGCGCCTTCGAACCCGAAGCGGAGTCCTTCCGTTTGGAATTCAGATTCATGCACGCGAAAGGCTACCAGGTTTTCCTGCACGCGCAGTCCATTGCCCGCAATCCGGGCCACAAGGGCACGGCCGAACGGGTCGAGGGAATGATCCTGGACGTGACCCGTCATTCCTACATGGACAAAATTTTGCTCCAAAACGAAAAACTGAACATGTTGCGGACCATGACCGAGGAGGTGGCCCATGAAATCCGCAATCCCCTGGTTTCCCTGGGTGGCTTCGCGCGCAAGCTACGCGGCCGCTTTCCGGACGCCATGGAAACCGGGGTCATCCTGGAGGAATGCAATCGCCTGGAACGCCTCATGCTCCGCATCAACGCCTATTTGGAACCCATCGAAGTCAACCTGACCGGATGTTCCATTCCGGCGACCCTGGCTTTCATCCTGCGCCTGCTTTCCCCCCGGCTGGAACGCCAGGGCATTGTCTGCGAAGTCCGGATTCCGGAGGATACGCCCAAAATCCACGCCGATCAGGAATTCCTCCACCGCATTTTCATGCACCTGATTTCACAGTCCACCGGGGTACTGACCACCAATGGCCACCTGGACATCTCGGCGGCCGAATCCACGGACCTGGTGCATGTCACCCTGCTCCTTTCTCCGGTGCGGACCACCCTGCCCACCCAGGATCGTTTGCTCATGCCCTTCGAAGGCGGCGACACGCCCAACCTAGCCACCTGCTACCGACTGGTGGAACGGTTGCATGGGCATCTGCACGTGGAGCAGTCCGCCGATCAGGCCCGCGTCACCATCACCTTTCTCAAATACCAGCACAAACTGCCCCAGTCCTTCGGATCAATCTGA